The Oncorhynchus clarkii lewisi isolate Uvic-CL-2024 chromosome 12, UVic_Ocla_1.0, whole genome shotgun sequence genome segment TAGAGGTGTAGTCCCGTGGAGGCTGCTAGACTACTTACATGGTAGGTGTAGTCccgtggaggctgctgaagggaggacagctcataataatggccggaatggagttaatggaatggcatcaaatgtATATACCATGCGTTTGATACCAtcccattcactccattccagtcattaaactccatttcagccattattatgagccatcctccccccAGCAGCCTCCTCTGCTGTCATCACTTTGTCTGTACAATACATTTCATCACAAAGGTATGGAATAATTCCTTGGTCAATGTCATGATGACCATCACATGTCTTATCCTCATCCCCCAGGCGAAGCGTATGTTTGATGGGGAGTTGGCTAGCTTGGAAGCCATCGTCATGACAGACACAGTGAAGGTCCCCAAGCCTGTCAAGGTGATAGAGCTGGATACAGGAGGGGCTGTGTTCGTCATGGAACATGTTGACATGAGGGGTCTCAGCAGGTAAGAGGATCTCCTCATACACTGTTTAATACACGTCTTTGACCTTtctttccttcttcttcttctgcttcttcatcttcttcctttatcttcttcttctttctttatcttcttcttctttctttatcttcttcttcttcttcttcatcttcttccttTATCTTCTCCTgcctgttcttcttcttctttatcttcttcttctttctttatCTTCTCCTtcctgttcttcttcttcttcctttatcttcttcttctttctttatCTTCTCCTtcctgttcttcttcttcttcctttatcttcttcttctttctttatCTTCTCCTtcctgttcttcttcttctttatcttcttcttctttctttatCTTCTTCTTCCTGTTCTTCTTCTTCCTGTTGTTCATCTTCTTCctgttcttcttcttcatcttcttccttTATCTTCATCTTCTTTCTTAatattcttcttcttcctttaTCTTATTCTTCctttatcttcttcttcttcttcttcatcttcttcctgttgttcatcttcttcttcttcttcttcttcatcttcttccttTATCTTCTTCTCCTTCCTGTTCTTCTTCTTCCTGTTGTTCTTCTTCTGTATGTATTAGTAAAGTATTATTGTTATGTCAGACTTTATTGTGATGATTGAGTGTGTTAATGATTGTCCGATTGATTCCCCCAGGCACTCTAAGCAGCTGGGAGAGCGTCTGGCTGACCTGCACCTACACAACCAGAGACGCAGGGACAGACAGAACAAGGAACAGCAGACAGTTGGTAACTCACCTAgtccattgattgattgattgattgattttgggGTAAAACAATTCATACAGTTTAAAACAAATTAGAAGTGTAACTTTCTCACATATACAACATCAGACTACTGCATGCCTTCACTCACCACTCTACTAAATGGATATGGAAAAAGGAGCTGATGTTCCTGTCATTTAAATGTAAACAGGAAAAGGAGCTGATGTTCCTGTCATTTAAATGTAAACAGGAAAAGGAGCTGATGTTCCTGTCATTTAAATGTAAACAGGAAAAGGAGCTGATGTTCCTGTCATTTAAATGTAAACAGGAAAAGGAGCTGATGTTCCTGTCATTTAAATGTAAACAGGAAAAGGAGCTGATGTTCCTGTCATTTAAATGTAAACAGGAAAAGGACCTGATGTTCCTGTCATTTAAATGTAAACAGGAAAAGGAGCTGATGTTCCTGTCATTTAAATGTAAACAGGAAAAGGAGCTGATGTTCCTGTCATTTAAATGTAATTAGGAAAAGGAGCTGATGTTCCTGTCATTTAAATGTAAACAGGAAAAGGACCTAATGTTCCTGTCATTTAAATGTAAACAGGAAAAGGAGCTGATGTTCCTGTCATTTAAATGTAAACAGGAAAAGGAGTTGATGTTCCTGTCATTTAAATGTAAACAGGAAAAGGAGCTGATGTTCCTGTCATTTAAATGTACACAGGAAAAGGAGCTGATGTTGCTGTCATTTAAATGTACACAGGAAAAGGAGCTGATGTTCCTGTCATTGACCAGTTTGGGTTCCAGGTTCCCACTTGCTGTGGATACCTCCCTCAGGTGAGCTACTATGCAACAGATCGTCTGATATTGGGAGACACAACTAGATTTCCACCTTTCCCCACTAGTGAATACGAGACTGGAATATGTGGTAACGTGGGATTTAAACTGTATGCTATAAATCTAAATAAAGATAGTTCCACACTCTATATACAGCTCCAAGTCTGGTTAAACCATCAATGTCTCTGTGCCTTCACCATGGGATTTAAAGACCAACTGGATGAGAAAAATGTCATTAAAAATAGGCAGGTTATCAGAGTTCCACTTTCTAAcctctcttagtctctctctctctctctcatcaggaGAATGAGTGGCAGAGTGACTGGGTAACATTCTACTCTCAGCACAGACTACAGCACCAACTCAACATGGTGGAGAAGTCTTATGGAGACAGAGAGGCCAGGGAACTATGGTCCCAGCTACAGGTAACTATGTAGCTAGGTAACTACAGGGAACTATGGTCCCAGCTACAGGTAACTATGTAACTAGGTAACTACAGGGAACTATGGTCCCAGCTACAGGTAATAATATAACTAGGTAACTACAGGTAACTATAGTACAAGCTACAGGTAACAATATAACTAGGTAACTACAGGTAACTATAGTATGGTATGTAACAATAACACAGACAACAGCACCAGCTCCATAAGGTTCTATACTATCTCCAATTCCAAACCAAGCCCTTACTCCTATGCCTTATGTACTTTTTCAGATCTGAGAGGACTTCATGGGTGATTGATCTTCTGTCTGATATATCCTCTCCTTAGCTGAAAATCCCTCAGCTATTTACCGACATGGAGGTGTTCCCCTCCCTGCTTCACGGGGACCTGTGGGGGGGAAACGTAGCAGAGTGTCCCGACGGCCCTGTCATTTTCGACCCCGCCTCCTTCTATGGCCACGCTGAGTACGAGCTGGGCATCGCCGGGATGTTCGGAGGGTTCAGCGACTCCTTCTACTCTGGGTACCACAACAAGATCCCCAAGGCCCCGGGGTTTGAGACGAGGAATCAGCTGTATCAACTGTTCCACTATCTGAACCACTGGAATCACTTTGGTGGAGGATACAGAGGGTCCTCGCTGAGGATCATGAAGGATCTGGTCAAATACTGACCACTGATCATATATGTACAGTAGCATGATGTacaactacactacccataatgctctgtaaAACATAGACACACCAATGACACTGACCAGCTTGAATGACCTCACACAGTCTTCCATCCAGAAGGGAACAAATCATTTTTGGGTCATAATATTAGGTATTTCGAAATGCAAGAAACAAGAAATATATGATCCTATGGTATAGAAGAGAGATTCCACAAAAACCATTCCATATTCCTCTTTATCTTGAAAtgcttgaagaataaaaaaaatgtttgagcTAACATTCCACAGCTGTTTGAAAGCAGAAGTGATTTTAATGCTCTAGTGTGAGACTAAACATAGAGTATTGCACATCCATTTGCTTAAATAAACATAACAGCAAGCAAGGTTGTGATCTGTTTGAGTTGTAACAGTTAGCTTTGTTAAAAGCTGTGTTAACACTAAGAATGCAATGCTAAATAAAGTACTGTACTTCCTGTTTCGTGACCAATATACACTACGGTTTGAATACCTCAATAAGGACAATGACCTAATAAAGGGCAgtatacactgagtttacaaaacattaagaacaccttcctaatattgagttgcgcccCCCTTTTTGCCCCCAGGACAGCCTCAATTCGCCAGGCcacggactctacaaggtgtcaaatgtgttccacagggatactgactgatgttgactccaatgcttcccacagttgtgtccagttggctgtcctttgggtggtggaccattcttgatacattcttggaaaacccagcagcgatgcagttcttgacacaaaccggtgcacctgatacctactaccataccaggCACTTAAATTTGTCTTGctcgttcaccctctgaatggcaacagatacacaatccatgtctcagttgtctcaaagGCTTAAAAATTATat includes the following:
- the LOC139422337 gene encoding ketosamine-3-kinase-like isoform X1, giving the protein MEAQLKKELGTSMLKSTGHSGGGCISQGQSFDTDHGRVFVKINHKSQAKRMFDGELASLEAIVMTDTVKVPKPVKVIELDTGGAVFVMEHVDMRGLSRHSKQLGERLADLHLHNQRRRDRQNKEQQTVGKGADVPVIDQFGFQVPTCCGYLPQENEWQSDWVTFYSQHRLQHQLNMVEKSYGDREARELWSQLQLKIPQLFTDMEVFPSLLHGDLWGGNVAECPDGPVIFDPASFYGHAEYELGIAGMFGGFSDSFYSGYHNKIPKAPGFETRNQLYQLFHYLNHWNHFGGGYRGSSLRIMKDLVKY
- the LOC139422337 gene encoding ketosamine-3-kinase-like isoform X2 produces the protein MFDGELASLEAIVMTDTVKVPKPVKVIELDTGGAVFVMEHVDMRGLSRHSKQLGERLADLHLHNQRRRDRQNKEQQTVGKGADVPVIDQFGFQVPTCCGYLPQENEWQSDWVTFYSQHRLQHQLNMVEKSYGDREARELWSQLQLKIPQLFTDMEVFPSLLHGDLWGGNVAECPDGPVIFDPASFYGHAEYELGIAGMFGGFSDSFYSGYHNKIPKAPGFETRNQLYQLFHYLNHWNHFGGGYRGSSLRIMKDLVKY